The region ACGAAAAAACTTTTGAAAACATTAAAAGGTGAGCTTATTGAGGCTTTAAAGAGAGGTCCTCTTTATGCTATTGATGTATGCTCAAAGAAAGCTCTACAGCTGACAGAAAAGGTAGAAAAGGAAATAGGAAAGGGGATAGATATAAAGAGGACATCTTTAAGATACAGAAACCCTAAAAATGCACCTGACCTTTACGAGAGGGAAGCTTTAGAGTATTTTGAGAAATTCGAAAAGGAGAAAAAGCCACTTCCAGATTATTATCTTCAAAAGGTTGTTATAGATGGAAAGACTTACTACAGATTTTATAAACCATTAAAGGTTCTTCCAGTATGTCTTACATGTCATGGAAAACTCCGTGATATGGATCCAAAACTCCAGACAAAACTTATGAAGCTCTATCCAGGTGATCAGGCTATAAACTATGAAGAAGGTGATTTTAGAGGTGTGGTAAGGGTTTCCATTCCTGAGGAAGCCTTGAAATAAATATTGATAATCAGCCTCCCTGATATATATTACCCTATATTTTTCAGGGAGGTTTTATTATGAGATTTGACCAGAAGACAGTAGGGATAGTCCTTACCGTTCTTGTTGTTTTTGTTGTTGGAGGGTTAATGGTTGAAAGAACTGTTGAGTTCCTGAACTCTGATTTCTCAAACAATGAGACAGATTTCAGAGGATTTCTTATCCAGATTTTTGCTCACATACTTACGATAATAGGATGGCTT is a window of Persephonella marina EX-H1 DNA encoding:
- a CDS encoding Tll0287-like domain-containing protein: MRKVIAAAVVSGLLIFSISCATKKTSEIPPEKEKKIVQIGSSATKKLLKTLKGELIEALKRGPLYAIDVCSKKALQLTEKVEKEIGKGIDIKRTSLRYRNPKNAPDLYEREALEYFEKFEKEKKPLPDYYLQKVVIDGKTYYRFYKPLKVLPVCLTCHGKLRDMDPKLQTKLMKLYPGDQAINYEEGDFRGVVRVSIPEEALK